One Streptococcus gallolyticus subsp. gallolyticus DSM 16831 DNA window includes the following coding sequences:
- the rpsG gene encoding 30S ribosomal protein S7 — MSRKNRAPKREVLPDPLYNSQLVTRLINRVMLDGKRGTAASIVYDAFEQIKEATGNDALEVFETAMENIMPVLEVRARRVGGSNYQVPVEVRPERRTTLGLRWLVTASRARGEHTMKDRLAKEILDAANNTGASVKKREDTHRMAEANRAFAHFRW, encoded by the coding sequence ATGAGTCGTAAAAATAGAGCGCCTAAACGCGAAGTATTGCCAGATCCATTATACAATTCACAACTTGTAACACGTCTTATCAACCGTGTTATGCTTGATGGTAAACGTGGTACAGCTGCATCAATCGTTTATGATGCATTTGAACAAATCAAAGAAGCTACTGGAAACGATGCACTTGAAGTATTCGAAACAGCTATGGAAAACATCATGCCTGTTCTTGAAGTACGTGCTCGTCGTGTTGGTGGTTCTAACTACCAAGTCCCAGTTGAAGTTCGTCCAGAACGTCGTACAACTCTTGGACTTCGTTGGTTGGTAACTGCATCACGTGCTCGTGGTGAACACACTATGAAAGATCGTCTTGCAAAAGAAATCTTGGATGCTGCTAACAACACTGGTGCTTCAGTTAAAAAACGCGAAGATACACACCGTATGGCAGAAGCAAACCGTGCATTCGCACACTTCCGCTGGTAA
- the rpsL gene encoding 30S ribosomal protein S12 translates to MPTINQLVRKPRKSKVEKSKSPALNVGYNSHKKVQTNVSSPQKRGVATRVGTMTPKKPNSALRKFARVRLSNLIEVTAYIPGIGHNLQEHSVVLIRGGRVKDLPGVRYHIVRGALDTAGVADRKQGRSKYGAKRPKG, encoded by the coding sequence ATGCCTACAATCAACCAGTTGGTACGTAAACCACGTAAATCTAAAGTTGAAAAATCTAAATCACCAGCACTTAACGTTGGTTACAACAGCCACAAAAAAGTTCAAACTAACGTATCTTCACCACAAAAACGTGGTGTTGCAACTCGTGTTGGAACAATGACACCTAAAAAACCTAACTCAGCCCTTCGTAAATTCGCTCGTGTACGTTTGAGCAACCTTATCGAAGTTACTGCATACATCCCAGGTATCGGACACAACCTTCAAGAACACAGTGTTGTTCTTATCCGTGGTGGACGTGTAAAAGACCTTCCAGGGGTACGTTACCACATCGTTCGTGGTGCACTTGATACTGCAGGTGTTGCTGATCGTAAACAAGGCCGTTCTAAATACGGTGCTAAACGTCCTAAAGGATAA